One Falsibacillus pallidus genomic window carries:
- a CDS encoding C39 family peptidase translates to MNLNKGLIYVLSLLVIISVFLGINYDRNAEILRKEFISLKRGLEDKKESKETEPKKKDTVKKKDEAEKKDAKNNRLLAEVPEKKEAVPAVTFPLDVPLVNQMDNPRLYNGCEIASLTMIMQFHGIDVTKNELAEAVERVPLNYADGKHGNPNVGFVGDMENGPGLGVYHGPIMNLAKKYAGERARDLTGQPFETIQKELDKGLPVWVITTANFGPVGDFKKWETPQGAIEVTYSEHSVALTGYDEQNIYLNDPYGVKNRKVNKNQFIQSWNQMGKQAVVIDKAE, encoded by the coding sequence ATGAACTTAAACAAGGGACTCATTTATGTATTAAGCCTGTTGGTTATCATCAGCGTCTTTCTCGGGATTAACTACGATCGAAATGCAGAGATATTAAGAAAAGAATTCATTTCTCTTAAAAGAGGACTGGAAGATAAAAAAGAATCGAAAGAAACCGAACCGAAAAAGAAAGACACAGTCAAGAAGAAAGACGAAGCTGAAAAGAAAGATGCCAAAAACAATAGATTATTGGCGGAAGTTCCTGAAAAAAAGGAGGCAGTACCTGCTGTGACATTTCCATTAGATGTACCGCTTGTCAACCAAATGGACAACCCCAGACTTTATAATGGGTGCGAGATTGCCAGTTTGACCATGATCATGCAGTTCCACGGAATTGACGTAACAAAAAATGAGCTGGCAGAGGCCGTTGAACGGGTGCCCCTTAATTATGCAGATGGAAAGCACGGAAACCCGAATGTTGGATTCGTCGGAGATATGGAGAATGGCCCGGGACTCGGCGTTTACCATGGACCTATTATGAATTTGGCAAAAAAATACGCAGGAGAGCGTGCCAGGGATTTGACTGGACAGCCATTTGAAACGATTCAAAAGGAATTGGATAAAGGCCTTCCGGTTTGGGTCATCACGACTGCCAACTTTGGCCCCGTGGGTGATTTTAAAAAGTGGGAAACCCCGCAAGGTGCCATTGAAGTGACCTATAGTGAACATAGTGTCGCGTTGACCGGGTATGATGAACAGAATATTTATTTAAATGATCCGTATGGGGTGAAAAATCGAAAAGTGAACAAGAATCAGTTCATTCAATCGTGGAACCAGATGGGGAAACAGGCGGTTGTCATCGATAAAGCAGAGTAA
- a CDS encoding ATP-binding protein: MPVFFTQLLPNLFYILATLFVFQLSGDRNQFYVDEKKLKRRYFLFAFISIVLCISFPARFEHGIIYDLRFIPLLIGSFYGGPAISALLIAFTVLYRAVFGGQGIYMTLIICAIIFVLTILFFKKYNTLSIRHKIIAAVLVSIFHSVVGFLLFPLFFNNYHYQEHIYASASMEVVGMGVVVYLIEAIRSARYMRAKVLRSEKLEVVSHLAASISHEIRNPMTTTKGFLQLLQGSKQEGKNLEYIKLALDELNRAEGIVRDYLTFAKPTHERMETMDLKEQTEKVISILRPLANMNSVRLDQRLKSVPITGDQSLFQQCILNLLKNSIEAMPNGGKLTITIGSSDQLAIIDIQDTGFGMTDEQMRRLGEPYFTTKDQKGTGLGMMVVFSVIEAMKGKIHVESEQGKGTRFVITIPLDT; this comes from the coding sequence ATGCCAGTATTCTTTACTCAGCTTCTGCCCAATTTATTTTATATATTAGCGACACTTTTTGTCTTTCAGCTATCGGGAGACCGCAATCAGTTTTATGTAGACGAAAAGAAGTTGAAAAGGCGCTATTTCCTTTTCGCCTTCATCTCGATTGTGCTTTGCATTTCCTTTCCAGCCAGGTTCGAACACGGCATCATCTACGACTTGCGATTTATTCCCCTTTTGATCGGGAGCTTCTACGGAGGTCCGGCCATCAGCGCACTCCTCATCGCATTCACAGTGCTATACAGAGCCGTCTTCGGGGGACAGGGGATTTATATGACCCTCATCATATGCGCCATCATCTTTGTTTTAACCATCCTATTTTTCAAAAAATATAATACCTTGAGCATTCGCCACAAAATCATTGCAGCTGTTTTAGTTTCTATCTTTCACTCGGTGGTAGGATTTCTCTTATTTCCGTTGTTTTTTAATAACTATCATTACCAGGAACATATTTATGCAAGCGCTTCGATGGAAGTCGTAGGAATGGGAGTAGTCGTCTATTTAATAGAAGCGATCCGGAGTGCGCGCTACATGCGGGCAAAAGTTCTGCGTTCTGAAAAACTGGAGGTAGTCAGCCACCTTGCAGCAAGCATTTCGCATGAAATCCGAAATCCCATGACAACCACAAAGGGTTTTCTCCAGCTGCTCCAGGGAAGTAAACAAGAGGGAAAGAACTTGGAATATATCAAACTGGCGCTGGATGAATTAAACAGGGCAGAAGGAATCGTCCGGGATTACCTCACTTTTGCCAAGCCCACTCATGAACGAATGGAAACGATGGATCTGAAGGAGCAGACGGAAAAAGTGATTTCCATCCTCAGACCGCTTGCCAATATGAATAGTGTCAGACTCGATCAACGGCTGAAGTCCGTGCCCATCACAGGTGATCAATCCTTGTTTCAGCAATGTATATTGAATCTCCTGAAAAACTCGATTGAAGCCATGCCTAATGGGGGAAAATTGACCATAACCATCGGCTCCTCCGATCAATTGGCCATCATCGATATCCAGGATACAGGGTTCGGGATGACGGATGAACAAATGAGGCGCCTCGGCGAACCTTATTTCACCACAAAGGATCAAAAAGGAACCGGCCTCGGAATGATGGTCGTGTTTAGTGTAATCGAAGCAATGAAAGGCAAGATCCATGTGGAAAGCGAACAGGGGAAAGGTACACGTTTCGTAATCACCATCCCGCTTGATACATAG
- a CDS encoding MFS transporter — MLMAGNLFVFMSFQMLIPTLPPYIKSLGANGLEIGLVTTLFSIGAVICRPFIGYMLGYRTRKPLVMAGIISLLVITFIYPLSSVVLVFLLFRFMHGLAWGWSTTVNGTAAVDVVPNSRLGEGMGYYGLSITIGMIIAPSLGIYLFQITSFSNLIYISGALGVMAVLLLALVNYKTPEIVKNTKKEDLPFSYFGSMIEKTSWYPAFITLLASFAYGSIVTFIVIFGDERGIPQIFLFYLFNAVMATISRPISGKYFDQHGPKGLVIFCTFVSFIGMWVLSFAHSNILIAAAGILFGIGYGSLIPTLQSWTLSITPANKRGVASGMFFSSIDLGIGLSGLVFGIIAQYVEIGVLFQISSVFMLLAMVFTIMEGRKKPLRSQHNLKF, encoded by the coding sequence ATGCTGATGGCAGGGAACTTATTTGTTTTCATGTCCTTTCAAATGTTGATTCCTACACTTCCGCCTTATATAAAGTCCCTGGGGGCAAACGGGCTTGAAATCGGACTGGTGACAACCCTGTTTTCCATCGGGGCTGTTATCTGCCGGCCGTTTATCGGCTATATGCTGGGGTATCGAACCCGGAAACCGCTTGTGATGGCGGGGATCATTTCCTTGCTTGTCATCACATTTATCTATCCATTGTCCAGCGTTGTCCTCGTCTTTCTTTTATTCCGGTTCATGCATGGTCTTGCCTGGGGCTGGTCAACCACCGTCAACGGAACCGCCGCGGTTGATGTTGTGCCGAATTCGAGACTGGGGGAAGGGATGGGCTATTACGGCCTTTCCATCACCATCGGAATGATTATCGCACCGAGTCTGGGAATCTACTTATTCCAGATTACTAGTTTTTCAAATCTGATCTATATTTCAGGCGCTCTAGGCGTAATGGCTGTTCTGCTTTTGGCCTTGGTCAACTATAAGACGCCGGAAATCGTGAAGAACACGAAAAAAGAAGACTTGCCGTTTTCATATTTCGGCTCCATGATCGAGAAAACAAGCTGGTATCCTGCTTTTATCACGCTGCTCGCGAGCTTCGCCTATGGATCCATTGTGACATTCATTGTCATCTTTGGGGACGAACGCGGGATCCCTCAAATTTTCTTATTTTACTTATTCAATGCTGTGATGGCGACCATTTCCCGTCCGATTTCTGGTAAATATTTTGACCAGCATGGACCTAAGGGGCTTGTCATATTCTGCACGTTCGTTTCCTTTATCGGGATGTGGGTGCTGTCCTTTGCCCATTCGAACATTTTAATTGCAGCAGCAGGAATCTTATTTGGCATCGGATACGGCTCTTTGATTCCGACGCTTCAGTCCTGGACGCTTTCCATCACCCCTGCAAACAAAAGAGGGGTGGCGAGCGGAATGTTTTTCTCTTCCATTGACCTCGGCATCGGGTTGAGCGGACTTGTTTTTGGGATCATCGCTCAATACGTAGAGATCGGAGTTCTATTCCAAATATCCAGTGTATTCATGCTCCTTGCCATGGTCTTCACAATTATGGAAGGCCGGAAAAAACCGCTCCGAAGCCAGCATAACCTTAAGTTTTAA
- a CDS encoding molybdopterin-dependent oxidoreductase yields the protein MNVKLFFQRNLNFGKRLARLHHSNAILFFVLTLTGFILFSTSFRSLFPAVRVMVRDVHIWIGFILCLPLLYYLPKMAKHLSTLKKRKQNRYNLYLVLTILLLLIVSGVFLTIHRQFPPQVSTAALFIHDFATWFGVPYVLYHSVTRSMWFKKLEKKQTVPSKQDPIEIDERNPLYTRRSFLRMTSAALIFLAFLPVISRWFKSFMPAASGGGPALNGGNDLKPLPSPNASSSPPVGGGRKGEFRYYTVTEIPKITNENFRFTVDGLVKTKQSYNWEEFVKMHRDVQVSDFHCVTGWSVYDVTWEGIPLKKILEQAELKESAKYVKFYSADGVYTDTLTIKQAMMEDAMVAVLIDGKLIDQKNGGPVRLIVPKMYAYKSVKWLSRIEVISHSHTGYWEERGYSKDAWVKSI from the coding sequence ATGAATGTTAAACTCTTTTTTCAAAGGAATTTAAATTTTGGAAAGCGGCTGGCACGCCTTCACCATTCGAACGCCATTTTATTTTTCGTTCTGACTTTGACGGGCTTCATCTTGTTTTCAACCTCTTTCCGCTCACTTTTTCCCGCTGTCCGGGTAATGGTCAGGGATGTCCATATCTGGATTGGCTTCATCCTTTGCCTTCCACTTCTCTATTATTTGCCGAAAATGGCCAAGCACTTAAGCACTCTCAAGAAAAGAAAACAAAACCGATACAATCTTTATTTAGTCTTGACCATTTTATTGCTGCTGATCGTTTCAGGGGTGTTTTTAACCATCCATAGGCAATTCCCGCCGCAAGTCAGTACTGCAGCTTTATTTATCCATGACTTTGCAACATGGTTCGGTGTCCCATATGTTCTTTATCATAGCGTCACTAGAAGCATGTGGTTCAAGAAGCTGGAGAAAAAGCAGACGGTGCCATCGAAGCAGGATCCAATTGAAATAGATGAAAGGAACCCTCTTTATACAAGAAGGTCGTTCTTAAGGATGACAAGTGCCGCTCTCATTTTTTTAGCATTCCTTCCTGTCATATCGAGATGGTTCAAGTCCTTTATGCCTGCAGCTTCAGGCGGTGGCCCTGCTTTAAATGGGGGCAATGATTTGAAACCGCTCCCTTCACCGAATGCAAGCTCCTCTCCGCCGGTCGGTGGCGGAAGAAAGGGAGAGTTCAGGTATTACACCGTGACGGAAATTCCGAAGATCACCAATGAGAACTTCCGATTTACAGTGGATGGACTTGTTAAGACAAAACAATCGTACAACTGGGAGGAATTCGTTAAGATGCACCGGGATGTACAAGTGAGCGATTTTCACTGTGTCACAGGCTGGAGCGTATATGATGTAACATGGGAAGGCATCCCCTTGAAGAAGATTCTTGAACAGGCCGAATTAAAAGAAAGTGCCAAGTACGTGAAGTTTTATTCGGCTGATGGGGTCTATACAGATACACTCACTATCAAACAGGCAATGATGGAGGATGCGATGGTGGCTGTATTGATCGATGGGAAGCTGATTGACCAGAAGAACGGTGGTCCTGTCCGCTTGATTGTGCCGAAAATGTACGCCTACAAATCCGTAAAATGGCTCAGCCGCATCGAAGTGATCTCCCACAGTCATACCGGCTACTGGGAAGAAAGAGGCTATTCCAAGGATGCGTGGGTCAAATCGATTTAA
- a CDS encoding MarR family winged helix-turn-helix transcriptional regulator translates to MDSKETFSFLERELAMFVRRAEATRIANLKYNEMERSTYLLLLHLEENGPMGIKALSEAFQLDLSTLSRQTAALESKNYVERKTDPADARINLLSITKEGQTQLNEVREQRREFYTHLLKEWEMDDCETFAVLLEKFNQTVVRYKRSK, encoded by the coding sequence ATGGATTCAAAAGAAACATTCTCTTTTCTTGAACGCGAACTCGCCATGTTTGTCCGGCGGGCTGAGGCGACAAGGATTGCCAATCTTAAATACAATGAAATGGAGCGGTCAACTTATTTGCTCCTCCTTCACTTAGAAGAAAATGGTCCGATGGGCATCAAAGCCTTATCTGAAGCTTTTCAGCTGGACCTCTCTACATTGAGCCGACAAACGGCCGCTCTGGAATCAAAAAATTACGTGGAGCGCAAAACGGACCCTGCGGATGCACGCATCAACCTTCTTTCCATTACGAAAGAAGGACAGACTCAATTAAATGAAGTAAGGGAACAGCGACGTGAATTTTACACACATTTGCTGAAGGAATGGGAAATGGATGATTGTGAAACATTTGCGGTTCTCCTTGAAAAATTCAATCAGACAGTCGTCAGATATAAACGATCAAAATAG